From a single Accipiter gentilis chromosome 8, bAccGen1.1, whole genome shotgun sequence genomic region:
- the TLE5 gene encoding TLE family member 5 isoform X1, translated as MMFPQSRHSGSSHLPQQLKFTTSDSCDRIKDEFQLLQAQYHSLKLECDKLASEKSEMQRHYVMYYEMSYGLNIEMHKQAEIVKRLNGICAQVLPYLSQEHQQQVLGAIERAKQVTAPELNSIIRQQLQAHQLSQLQALALPLTPLPVGLQPPSLPAVSAGTGLLSLSALGSQAHLSKEDKNGHDGDAHQDDDGEKSD; from the exons ATGATGTTTCCACAAAGCCGGCACTCG GGCTCCTCTCACCTGCCGCAGCAGTTGAAGTTCACGACCTCCGACTCCTGCGACCGCATCAAGGACGAGTTCCAGCTCCTGCAGGCCCAGTACCACAG CTTGAAGTTGGAATGTGACAAACTAGCCAGTGAGAAATCGGAGATGCAGCGTCACTACGTCATG TATTACGAGATGTCCTACGGGCTGAATATTGAAATGCACAAACAG GCTGAAATCGTCAAGAGGCTAAATGGGATTTGTGCACAGGTTCTGCCCTACCTTTCGCAAGAG CATCAGCAGCAAGTCCTGGGAGCCATTGAACGAGCCAAGCAGGTTACGGCACCAGAACTGAACTCCATCATCCGT CAGCAGCTTCAAGCTCACCAGCTGTCGCAGCTCCAAGCCCTCGCTCTGCCTCTGACTCCGCTCCCTGTGGGCCTCcagcccccatccctccctgctgtCAGTGCCGGCACCGGGCTCCTCTCGCTCTCGGCCTTGGGCTCGCAGGCTCACCTCTCCAAGGAGGACAAGAACGGCCATGACGGGGATGCCCACCAAGATGATGATGGGGAGAAATCGGATTAG
- the TLE5 gene encoding TLE family member 5 isoform X2 has protein sequence MMFPQSRHSGSSHLPQQLKFTTSDSCDRIKDEFQLLQAQYHSLKLECDKLASEKSEMQRHYVMYYEMSYGLNIEMHKQAEIVKRLNGICAQVLPYLSQEHQQQVLGAIERAKQVTAPELNSIIRQLQAHQLSQLQALALPLTPLPVGLQPPSLPAVSAGTGLLSLSALGSQAHLSKEDKNGHDGDAHQDDDGEKSD, from the exons ATGATGTTTCCACAAAGCCGGCACTCG GGCTCCTCTCACCTGCCGCAGCAGTTGAAGTTCACGACCTCCGACTCCTGCGACCGCATCAAGGACGAGTTCCAGCTCCTGCAGGCCCAGTACCACAG CTTGAAGTTGGAATGTGACAAACTAGCCAGTGAGAAATCGGAGATGCAGCGTCACTACGTCATG TATTACGAGATGTCCTACGGGCTGAATATTGAAATGCACAAACAG GCTGAAATCGTCAAGAGGCTAAATGGGATTTGTGCACAGGTTCTGCCCTACCTTTCGCAAGAG CATCAGCAGCAAGTCCTGGGAGCCATTGAACGAGCCAAGCAGGTTACGGCACCAGAACTGAACTCCATCATCCGT CAGCTTCAAGCTCACCAGCTGTCGCAGCTCCAAGCCCTCGCTCTGCCTCTGACTCCGCTCCCTGTGGGCCTCcagcccccatccctccctgctgtCAGTGCCGGCACCGGGCTCCTCTCGCTCTCGGCCTTGGGCTCGCAGGCTCACCTCTCCAAGGAGGACAAGAACGGCCATGACGGGGATGCCCACCAAGATGATGATGGGGAGAAATCGGATTAG